The DNA window CAATTTCTGCCGCAAATGCGGGGCGGCGCTCTGGCTCTACGATCCGACCTGGCCGGAACTGGTGCATCCCTTCGCCTCGGCGATCGACAGCGACCTGCCGAAACCGCCTGAAAAGGTGCATCTTATGCTGAAATACAAGGCAAACTGGGTCGAACCTGTGATCGGCAAGCGCGACAAGGTGTTCGATATCTACCCGGAAGAGTCGATCGCCGACTGGCACAAGCGGACGGGTATGTGGGTGGAGTAGTTTCCTTCGCCCCGCAAGCAGGGCGAAGGAAAGATCAGGCCGAGGCGCGTGCCTCTGCCAGCGCTTTGAGGTCAGCCGGCTTCAGTTCGACGGACTCGCCGCAGCCGCAGGCCGAACTCTGGTTCGGGTTGTGGAAGGTGAAGCCGGTGCGCAGCGTCGTCTGCTCGAAATCCATCTCGGTGCCGAACAGGAAGAGCGCCGCCTCCGGCGCGACATAGACATGGGCGCCGTCGCGCTCGATATGGTCGTCCTTGGTGTTGGGTTCAGTCACCAGGTCTACCGTGTATTCCATGCCGGCGCAGCCGCCCTTCTTGATGCCGAGGCGGATGCCATGCGCGTTGTCACGGGTAGCCACGATCTCGCGCACCCGGTCGGCGGCCTTTTCGGTCATCGTGATGACGGCAAAGCGTCCCATTCTCTTTCCTTCTCCATTCCATGCAGGTTCAAGGCCTGCCGAATGATTCCTCACCTAAAATGGTGAACTTTTACCACTGGCGCAAGTGTACCAGGCTCGACCTGCTAAAGCGTGACGCGCTTTAGGTTTTTGGTTTATGCATGTCGTTGTCCCAAAACCGAGGTCACTTTTGGGCGACATGCTTTAGTACCAGCCCACCGCCACCTGTGCCTCTTCCGACATGCGGTCGGGCGACCAGGGCGGGTCGAAGGTCATGTTGACCTCGACGCCGGACACGCCTTCGACGGCGCCGACGGCATTTTCCACCCAGCCCGGCATTTCGCC is part of the Mesorhizobium loti genome and encodes:
- the sufA gene encoding Fe-S cluster assembly scaffold SufA, whose translation is MGRFAVITMTEKAADRVREIVATRDNAHGIRLGIKKGGCAGMEYTVDLVTEPNTKDDHIERDGAHVYVAPEAALFLFGTEMDFEQTTLRTGFTFHNPNQSSACGCGESVELKPADLKALAEARASA